One genomic window of Geodermatophilus sp. DSM 44513 includes the following:
- a CDS encoding LysR substrate-binding domain-containing protein, with translation MELRHLRAFTAVADELHFGRAARRLHVAQPALSQQVKQLESDVGAVLLERTTRQVRLTSAGAVFLEHAHRVLREAERAREAVLVTERGERGELRVGVTGVITWRLLPRMARAYRRRYPQVRLELRPSVFSAAQVSALIDGEIDVGFLRAPVPAGPLASRVILNESLTAVLPLDHPLAGAPEVDLVDLCDDAFVSYVSMQGSALRDAAVHACFSAGFTPRVVQEAPDTHTVVALVGAAVGVALMPASAETLQIEGVVFRPIAGGVDVRVPIALAWRQGDPSPVLAGFLATAEEVLPGPGAGPGGT, from the coding sequence GTGGAGCTGCGGCACCTGCGCGCCTTCACCGCCGTCGCCGACGAGCTGCACTTCGGCCGGGCGGCCCGCCGGCTGCACGTCGCCCAGCCGGCCCTGAGCCAGCAGGTCAAGCAGCTGGAGTCCGACGTCGGGGCGGTGCTGCTGGAGCGGACCACCCGGCAGGTGCGGCTGACCAGCGCCGGCGCGGTGTTCCTCGAGCACGCCCACCGGGTGCTGCGTGAGGCCGAGCGGGCCCGCGAGGCGGTGCTGGTGACCGAGCGGGGCGAGCGCGGGGAGCTGCGCGTCGGGGTCACCGGCGTCATCACCTGGCGGCTGCTGCCCCGGATGGCGCGGGCCTACCGGCGGCGCTACCCGCAGGTGCGGCTGGAGCTGCGGCCGTCGGTGTTCAGCGCCGCGCAGGTCAGCGCCCTGATCGACGGCGAGATCGACGTGGGCTTCCTGCGCGCCCCGGTGCCCGCCGGCCCGCTGGCCAGCCGGGTGATCCTCAACGAGTCCCTGACGGCGGTGCTGCCCCTGGACCACCCGCTGGCCGGCGCGCCCGAGGTCGACCTGGTCGACCTGTGCGACGACGCGTTCGTCAGCTACGTCTCCATGCAGGGCTCGGCACTGCGCGACGCTGCGGTGCACGCCTGCTTCTCGGCCGGCTTCACGCCGCGGGTGGTCCAGGAGGCGCCGGACACGCACACCGTGGTCGCGCTGGTCGGCGCCGCGGTGGGCGTGGCGCTGATGCCGGCGTCGGCGGAGACCCTGCAGATCGAGGGCGTGGTGTTCCGGCCGATCGCCGGCGGGGTGGACGTGCGGGTGCCGATCGCGCTGGCCTGGCGGCAGGGCGACCCCTCGCCGGTGCTCGCCGGGTTCCTGGCCACGGCCGAGGAGGTCCTGCCCGGCCCCGGAGCGGGGCCGGGCGGGACCTGA
- a CDS encoding tripartite tricarboxylate transporter permease yields the protein MGITDGILQGFSVALDPVNLLYVFAGVLIGTVIGVLPGLGPTATIALLLPLTYSIEPVTAVILLAGIYYGSMYGGTITSVLLRLPGEAASVVTTFDGYQMARQGRAGPALGIAAVGSFVGGTVSVLGLVLLAPPLADLAVSVGPPEYVALTALGILLVTYLGSGSPLKSLAMAAVGLLLATVGQDPITGTARFTLGSVELLDGVDFVAVAMGLFGVGEILHSLERTEKVQAVTQRIKDIWPTRRDFRDSSGAIARGSVLGFVIGVLPGGGGVISSLASYAMEKRRAQDPTRFGKGAIEGVAGPETANNASSTSAFIPLLTLGIPANVVLALIFGALLGQGIVPGPQLISDEPEIFWGVIASMFIGNLMLLALNIPLVGVFVQLLRVRAGILAAFALLVTMAGVFSINNDSFDMWVVLVFGLIGWLMKKTGFEPGPLVLAFVLGEIMERAFRQSMLISGGSLDVFVTRPLSGGLLAVMALVVVVSLVTARRRRAAFRHVDPEGETGPAPEPAPEPRRTADTDVPSAPGER from the coding sequence GTGGGGATCACCGACGGCATCCTCCAGGGCTTCTCCGTCGCCCTGGACCCGGTCAACCTGCTCTACGTCTTCGCCGGCGTGCTCATCGGCACCGTCATCGGCGTGCTGCCCGGGCTGGGCCCGACGGCGACGATCGCGCTGCTGCTGCCGCTGACCTACTCCATCGAGCCGGTGACGGCGGTGATCCTGCTGGCCGGCATCTACTACGGCTCGATGTACGGCGGCACGATCACCTCGGTGCTGCTGCGGCTGCCCGGCGAGGCGGCCTCGGTGGTCACCACCTTCGATGGCTACCAGATGGCGCGGCAGGGCCGGGCCGGCCCGGCGCTGGGCATCGCCGCGGTCGGCTCGTTCGTCGGCGGCACCGTGTCGGTGCTCGGCCTCGTCCTGCTCGCCCCGCCGCTGGCCGACCTGGCGGTCTCCGTCGGCCCGCCGGAGTACGTCGCGCTGACTGCGCTGGGCATCCTGCTGGTCACCTACCTCGGCAGCGGCAGCCCGTTGAAGAGCCTGGCCATGGCCGCCGTCGGCCTGCTGCTGGCCACCGTGGGGCAGGACCCGATCACCGGCACCGCCCGGTTCACCCTCGGCTCGGTCGAGCTCCTCGACGGGGTGGACTTCGTCGCGGTCGCGATGGGCCTGTTCGGGGTCGGGGAGATCCTGCACAGCCTGGAGCGCACCGAGAAGGTGCAGGCGGTCACCCAGCGGATCAAGGACATCTGGCCCACCCGCCGGGACTTCCGGGACTCCTCCGGCGCCATCGCCCGCGGCTCGGTGCTCGGCTTCGTCATCGGCGTGCTGCCCGGCGGCGGCGGGGTCATCTCCTCGCTGGCCTCCTACGCGATGGAGAAGCGCCGCGCCCAGGACCCCACCCGGTTCGGCAAGGGCGCCATCGAGGGCGTCGCCGGGCCCGAGACGGCGAACAACGCCTCCTCCACCTCGGCGTTCATCCCGCTGCTGACCCTCGGCATCCCGGCCAACGTGGTGCTGGCGCTGATCTTCGGTGCGCTGCTGGGGCAGGGGATCGTTCCCGGGCCGCAGCTGATCAGCGACGAGCCGGAGATCTTCTGGGGCGTCATCGCCTCGATGTTCATCGGCAACCTGATGCTGCTGGCCCTCAACATCCCGCTGGTCGGGGTCTTCGTGCAGCTGCTCCGGGTGCGGGCGGGCATCCTCGCCGCCTTCGCCCTGCTGGTCACCATGGCCGGCGTCTTCTCGATCAACAACGACTCGTTCGACATGTGGGTCGTGCTGGTCTTCGGCCTCATCGGCTGGCTGATGAAGAAGACCGGCTTCGAGCCCGGCCCGCTGGTCCTCGCCTTCGTGCTCGGCGAGATCATGGAGCGGGCGTTCCGCCAGTCGATGCTGATCTCCGGCGGCAGCCTGGACGTCTTCGTCACCCGCCCGCTGTCCGGCGGCCTGCTCGCCGTCATGGCGCTGGTCGTCGTCGTCAGCCTGGTCACCGCCCGCCGCCGGCGCGCCGCCTTCCGGCACGTCGACCCCGAGGGCGAGACCGGCCCCGCTCCCGAGCCGGCCCCCGAACCGCGCCGCACCGCCGACACCGACGTCCCCTCTGCACCCGGAGAACGATGA
- the malQ gene encoding 4-alpha-glucanotransferase: MTRSPSTDEWGIDATWLDALDEEHQVSEATIGRLREVIGTPPADLEHRAPIVARPGDVLEVDQAEVTCEDGSTRHVDGELPDDFPLGYHWLQEPGGPRRRLIVSPGRCWVPEDRAWGWAVQLYATRSRGSWGIGDLADLRAVREMAAGQGAGFVLINPLHAVAPTPQQEASPYLPATRRFRNPVYLRVEEVSGAGAVDVGSDAGRALSEGGLVDRDAIWARKREVLQRVFDATGDHDPAFPDWWWHQGQPLQDWATWCALADVHGPDWQTWPEELRDPQGDAVAAFVAGHEQEVAFHAWLQWCLSRQLERATQGMTVIQDLPIGVAGGGADAWTWQDVLAQGAGVGAPPDAFNSQGQDWGSPPLVPWQLRAADYAPFVESIRATMAGAGGLRIDHVMGLFRLWWVPAGESAAEGAYVRYPAEDLLDIVALESSRAQAVVVGEDLGTVEDGVREALAEHGILSYRLLWFEDDDPAEWPETAMAAISTHDLPTVAGLWTGADLAEQREHGTGTDEELERGRGSLLEKVPGLPEDADPEAAVRHAHELLARAPSLLLSATLDDAVGERRRPNMPGTTDRPNWSLPLPVPVEDLAAHPLVQEVARTLADGVARTADPEEDAIGEQPGGESGPA, encoded by the coding sequence GTGACCCGCTCTCCCAGCACCGACGAGTGGGGCATCGACGCCACCTGGCTCGACGCCCTCGACGAGGAACACCAGGTCTCCGAGGCCACCATCGGGCGGCTGCGCGAGGTGATCGGCACCCCGCCGGCCGACCTCGAGCACCGCGCCCCCATCGTGGCCCGCCCCGGCGACGTGCTGGAGGTCGACCAGGCCGAGGTGACCTGCGAGGACGGGTCCACCAGACACGTCGACGGCGAGCTGCCCGACGACTTCCCGCTCGGCTACCACTGGCTGCAGGAACCCGGGGGCCCGCGCCGCCGGCTGATCGTCTCCCCCGGCCGGTGCTGGGTGCCCGAGGACCGCGCCTGGGGCTGGGCCGTGCAGCTCTACGCCACCCGCAGCCGCGGCAGCTGGGGCATCGGCGACCTCGCCGACCTGCGCGCCGTCCGGGAGATGGCCGCCGGCCAGGGCGCCGGCTTCGTCCTGATCAACCCCCTGCACGCCGTCGCACCCACCCCGCAGCAGGAGGCCAGCCCCTACCTGCCGGCCACCCGGCGCTTCCGCAACCCGGTCTACCTGCGGGTCGAGGAGGTGTCCGGCGCGGGTGCGGTCGACGTCGGGTCCGACGCCGGCCGGGCGCTGTCCGAGGGCGGCCTGGTCGACCGCGACGCCATCTGGGCGCGCAAGCGCGAGGTGCTGCAGCGGGTCTTCGACGCCACCGGCGACCACGACCCGGCCTTCCCCGACTGGTGGTGGCACCAGGGCCAGCCGCTGCAGGACTGGGCCACCTGGTGCGCGCTGGCCGACGTGCACGGCCCGGACTGGCAGACCTGGCCCGAGGAGCTGCGCGACCCGCAGGGCGACGCCGTCGCCGCGTTCGTCGCCGGCCACGAGCAGGAGGTGGCCTTCCACGCCTGGCTGCAGTGGTGCCTGTCCCGGCAGCTGGAGCGGGCGACGCAGGGCATGACCGTCATCCAGGACCTGCCGATCGGCGTGGCCGGCGGCGGGGCCGACGCCTGGACCTGGCAGGACGTGCTGGCCCAGGGCGCCGGCGTCGGCGCCCCGCCGGACGCGTTCAACTCTCAGGGCCAGGACTGGGGCTCCCCGCCGCTGGTCCCCTGGCAGCTGCGCGCCGCGGACTACGCGCCGTTCGTCGAGTCCATCCGGGCCACCATGGCCGGCGCCGGGGGCCTGCGCATCGACCACGTCATGGGCCTGTTCCGGCTGTGGTGGGTGCCGGCGGGCGAGAGCGCCGCCGAGGGCGCCTACGTGCGCTACCCGGCCGAGGACCTGCTCGACATCGTCGCGCTGGAGAGCTCCCGCGCGCAGGCCGTCGTCGTCGGTGAGGACCTGGGCACGGTGGAGGATGGCGTCCGCGAGGCGCTGGCCGAGCACGGCATCCTCAGCTACCGGCTGCTGTGGTTCGAGGACGACGACCCCGCCGAGTGGCCGGAGACGGCGATGGCCGCGATCAGCACCCACGACCTGCCCACCGTCGCCGGGCTGTGGACCGGCGCGGACCTCGCCGAGCAGCGGGAGCACGGCACCGGCACCGACGAGGAGCTCGAGCGCGGCCGCGGCTCGCTGCTGGAGAAGGTGCCCGGCCTGCCGGAGGACGCCGACCCCGAGGCGGCCGTCCGGCACGCGCACGAGCTGCTGGCCCGGGCGCCGTCGCTGCTCCTGTCGGCCACCCTGGACGACGCCGTGGGCGAGCGCCGCCGCCCGAACATGCCCGGCACCACCGACCGGCCCAACTGGTCGCTGCCGCTGCCGGTGCCGGTGGAGGACCTGGCCGCCCACCCGCTGGTGCAGGAGGTCGCCCGCACCCTCGCCGACGGGGTGGCCCGGACCGCCGACCCGGAGGAGGACGCCATCGGCGAGCAGCCCGGCGGGGAGTCCGGCCCGGCCTGA
- a CDS encoding ExeM/NucH family extracellular endonuclease yields MFSAPGRSGRPVARAAVGVTAASLAVAGLTTSCTAAPVASPGEAAGCAAPATAEIGAVQGDGTATPLAGRQVTVRGVVVADLPGLDGFSLQDADGDGEDATSDGVFVHSPGAAVDLGDTVAVTGTAEERFGQTQVGVDAVVAVCAEGTAEDLPAATPLDLPADDAARERLEGVLVEPVDPLTVSDVFGLTRYGELTLSEGGVLVQPTEVARPGPEAQAVAAENTLRRIVLDDATTAATSLTDRPYLSPQTPVRVGDGLAFTEPLVLGYGFDAWRLQPADGTAEGVFAPQDTRPAEPGEVGGDVRLAAFNVLNYFLTRGAPGRGATTAAEFEEQAGKTVSAIRGLGADVVTLMEVEDTDSTGLTPGDADTALAELVGRLNAAEGADVWSSVPLPQELYAVDRDVIRNAVVYRNDVVTPVGDPVGLVDEAAFDNAREPIAQTFSKDGDAFTVVANHLKSKSPGEPTGDNVDDGDGQGAWNGDRVRQAQSLAAFTAGLRATEPDVVLMGDFNAYTREDPIEELRAAGYTDLGERFDPGRYSYVFAGLSGSLDHALATAELTAKVTGVVHWNVNSVESRAYEYTGDPALYAPDPYRSSDHDPIVVGVDLQGGEG; encoded by the coding sequence CCTCCTGCACGGCCGCCCCGGTCGCCTCCCCGGGGGAGGCGGCCGGCTGTGCCGCGCCGGCCACCGCCGAGATCGGCGCGGTCCAGGGCGACGGCACAGCCACCCCGCTGGCCGGGCGGCAGGTCACCGTGCGCGGCGTCGTCGTCGCCGACCTGCCCGGGCTGGACGGCTTCTCCCTGCAGGACGCCGACGGCGACGGCGAGGACGCCACCTCCGACGGCGTGTTCGTCCACAGCCCCGGCGCCGCCGTCGACCTCGGCGACACCGTCGCGGTGACCGGTACGGCGGAGGAGCGCTTCGGGCAGACCCAGGTCGGCGTCGACGCCGTCGTCGCCGTCTGCGCCGAGGGCACGGCCGAGGACCTGCCGGCGGCGACCCCGCTGGACCTGCCCGCCGACGACGCGGCCCGCGAGCGGCTGGAGGGCGTGCTGGTCGAGCCGGTCGACCCCCTCACCGTCAGCGACGTGTTCGGCCTGACCCGGTACGGCGAGCTGACCCTCTCCGAGGGCGGTGTGCTGGTCCAGCCGACCGAGGTGGCCCGCCCGGGCCCGGAGGCGCAGGCGGTGGCCGCCGAGAACACCCTGCGGCGCATCGTCCTCGACGACGCCACCACCGCCGCGACGAGCCTCACGGACCGCCCGTACCTGTCCCCGCAGACCCCCGTCCGGGTGGGCGACGGGCTGGCGTTCACCGAGCCCCTGGTGCTCGGCTACGGCTTCGACGCGTGGCGGCTGCAGCCCGCCGACGGCACCGCCGAGGGCGTCTTCGCCCCGCAGGACACCCGGCCGGCCGAGCCCGGGGAGGTGGGCGGGGACGTGCGGCTCGCGGCGTTCAACGTGCTCAACTACTTCCTCACCCGCGGCGCGCCCGGGCGCGGGGCCACGACCGCGGCGGAGTTCGAGGAGCAGGCCGGCAAGACGGTGTCGGCCATCCGGGGCCTGGGTGCCGACGTCGTCACCCTGATGGAGGTCGAGGACACCGACTCCACCGGCCTGACCCCCGGCGACGCCGACACCGCGCTGGCCGAGCTGGTGGGCCGGCTCAACGCGGCCGAGGGCGCCGACGTCTGGAGCTCCGTGCCGCTGCCCCAGGAGCTCTACGCCGTCGACCGCGACGTCATCCGCAACGCGGTCGTCTACCGGAACGACGTCGTCACCCCGGTCGGCGACCCGGTCGGCCTGGTCGACGAGGCGGCCTTCGACAACGCCCGCGAGCCGATCGCGCAGACGTTCAGCAAGGACGGCGACGCCTTCACCGTGGTGGCCAACCACCTCAAGTCCAAGAGCCCCGGGGAGCCGACCGGCGACAACGTGGACGACGGGGACGGGCAGGGTGCCTGGAACGGCGACCGGGTGCGGCAGGCCCAGTCGCTGGCGGCCTTCACCGCGGGGCTGCGCGCGACCGAGCCGGACGTGGTGCTCATGGGGGACTTCAACGCCTACACCCGGGAGGACCCGATCGAGGAGCTGCGCGCCGCCGGGTACACCGACCTCGGCGAGCGGTTCGACCCGGGCCGGTACAGCTACGTGTTCGCCGGCCTGTCCGGGTCGCTGGACCACGCGCTGGCCACCGCCGAGCTGACCGCGAAGGTCACCGGGGTCGTGCACTGGAACGTCAACTCGGTGGAGTCCCGCGCCTACGAGTACACCGGCGACCCGGCCCTGTACGCCCCCGACCCCTACCGCTCCAGCGACCACGACCCGATCGTGGTGGGCGTGGACCTGCAGGGCGGCGAGGGGTAG
- a CDS encoding tripartite tricarboxylate transporter substrate binding protein: MRPLRPLAALLVTAAALTGCAQDSATVAAAEYPSEEIRLIVPYAAGGPTDIAARALGAHLEGELGQPVVVENLPGASGATAYVELVGAQPDGHTLSMTALPTAVLNYLTNDVGYTREDLQPVGVVTRVPSGIVVPADSPYPDLEALFAAARTDPQAVSVGTPGATNTHAAETRRITELYDVPLTVVPFDGNAEVQTALLGGNVTAGFMNLSQDVLPAVEGGQLRVLAVGTEEPLDYVDAPTFVEAGYPELTQSTTTFGLIAPAGTPEEVVTTLEDALRSAAEDAAVVEALDARYVPEEFLGSAELADLFTETEETFRDVVGD, translated from the coding sequence ATGAGACCCCTGCGCCCGCTCGCCGCCCTGCTGGTCACCGCCGCCGCCCTCACCGGGTGCGCGCAGGACAGCGCCACCGTCGCCGCCGCCGAGTACCCCTCGGAGGAGATCCGGTTGATCGTGCCCTACGCCGCCGGCGGCCCGACCGACATCGCGGCGCGGGCGCTCGGCGCGCACCTGGAGGGGGAGCTCGGCCAGCCGGTCGTGGTGGAGAACCTGCCCGGGGCCTCGGGCGCCACCGCCTACGTCGAGCTGGTCGGCGCGCAGCCGGACGGCCACACGCTGTCCATGACCGCGCTGCCGACGGCGGTGCTCAACTACCTGACCAACGACGTCGGCTACACCCGCGAGGACCTCCAGCCGGTCGGCGTGGTCACCCGGGTGCCCTCGGGCATCGTCGTCCCGGCCGACTCCCCGTACCCGGACCTGGAGGCGCTGTTCGCGGCGGCCCGCACGGACCCGCAGGCGGTCAGCGTCGGGACGCCCGGCGCCACCAACACGCACGCCGCGGAGACCCGGCGGATCACCGAGCTCTACGACGTGCCGCTGACCGTGGTGCCCTTCGACGGCAACGCGGAGGTGCAGACGGCGCTGCTCGGCGGCAACGTCACCGCCGGGTTCATGAACCTGTCGCAGGACGTGCTGCCGGCCGTCGAGGGCGGCCAGCTGCGGGTGCTGGCCGTCGGCACCGAGGAGCCGCTGGACTACGTCGACGCGCCCACGTTCGTCGAGGCCGGCTACCCGGAGCTGACCCAGAGCACCACCACCTTCGGGCTGATCGCCCCCGCGGGCACGCCGGAGGAGGTGGTCACGACCCTCGAGGACGCCCTGCGCAGCGCCGCGGAGGACGCCGCCGTCGTCGAGGCCCTGGACGCCCGCTACGTGCCCGAGGAGTTCCTCGGCAGCGCCGAGCTCGCCGACCTGTTCACCGAGACCGAGGAGACCTTCCGCGATGTCGTCGGCGACTGA
- a CDS encoding tripartite tricarboxylate transporter TctB family protein codes for MSTSTPAPAPARHPRPVRSQLRRVAPLLLLALGVVALLTARDMGFGELTAPGPGLWPLVVAALLTGTAAALLFLDPAEDYEPWTAGTARIVAGLAGLALFVVLFQTIGFVVPAALLLFAWLRWLAGESWRTSLVLALAGALVLHLVFVVALGVPFPAGPVDQLLGG; via the coding sequence ATGTCCACGTCCACGCCAGCACCGGCGCCGGCACGGCACCCCCGGCCGGTCCGCTCCCAGCTGCGCCGGGTCGCCCCGCTGCTGCTCCTGGCACTGGGGGTGGTGGCCCTGCTCACGGCCAGGGACATGGGCTTCGGGGAGCTCACCGCCCCCGGCCCGGGCCTGTGGCCGCTGGTCGTGGCCGCGCTGCTGACCGGCACCGCCGCCGCGCTGCTGTTCCTCGACCCGGCCGAGGACTACGAGCCCTGGACGGCCGGGACGGCGCGGATCGTCGCGGGCCTCGCCGGCCTGGCGCTGTTCGTCGTCCTGTTCCAGACCATCGGCTTCGTCGTCCCGGCGGCCCTGCTGCTCTTCGCCTGGCTGCGCTGGCTGGCCGGTGAGTCCTGGCGGACGTCCCTGGTCCTGGCCCTCGCCGGCGCACTGGTGCTGCACCTGGTCTTCGTCGTCGCCCTCGGTGTGCCGTTCCCGGCCGGCCCGGTCGACCAGCTGCTGGGCGGGTGA
- a CDS encoding tripartite tricarboxylate transporter substrate binding protein — MRSPRPTLPALAAVTAVLLTGCVADEAEEGGAAAEQYPTEDITLYVPYAPGGPTDLAARTTGDCLAEDLGVTVVAENREGASGALGMQAMIQGGNDGYSLSLIAVPASATNPLQGEDVGYTNEDYVPIAAVTEIPSVLAVGQGSRFPDARALFAEAQQNAGQVDVGVPGATTSQAMELRRLAEEYGVELSLVPFSGNAEMTTALLGGNVDAVFINASRDVLTNIEAGQFVPLAISPEERVDYLPDVPTLAELGYPELTNSVSVFGLAAPAGTPDEVLQTLEDGVAACLEKPEVIEALGDQYVPDEFIGREAFQARIDEIVAVYGPLLQE, encoded by the coding sequence GTGAGATCCCCCCGCCCGACCCTGCCCGCCCTCGCCGCGGTGACCGCCGTGCTGCTCACCGGCTGCGTGGCCGACGAGGCCGAGGAGGGGGGTGCGGCCGCCGAGCAGTACCCGACCGAGGACATCACCCTCTACGTGCCCTACGCGCCCGGTGGGCCCACCGACCTGGCCGCGCGCACCACCGGTGACTGCCTGGCCGAGGACCTCGGCGTGACCGTGGTGGCCGAGAACCGGGAGGGCGCCTCCGGGGCACTCGGCATGCAGGCGATGATCCAGGGCGGCAACGACGGCTACAGCCTGTCGCTGATCGCCGTCCCGGCCTCGGCGACCAACCCGCTGCAGGGCGAGGACGTCGGCTACACCAACGAGGACTACGTGCCGATCGCCGCGGTCACCGAGATCCCCTCGGTGCTCGCCGTGGGGCAGGGGTCGCGGTTCCCCGACGCGCGGGCGCTGTTCGCCGAGGCGCAGCAGAACGCCGGTCAGGTGGACGTCGGGGTGCCCGGCGCGACGACGTCGCAGGCGATGGAGCTGCGTCGGCTGGCCGAGGAGTACGGCGTGGAGCTGTCCCTCGTGCCGTTCAGCGGCAACGCCGAGATGACCACCGCGCTGCTGGGCGGGAACGTCGACGCGGTGTTCATCAACGCCTCCCGCGACGTGCTGACCAACATCGAGGCCGGCCAGTTCGTGCCGCTGGCGATCAGCCCGGAGGAGCGCGTCGACTACCTGCCCGACGTGCCGACGCTGGCCGAGCTCGGCTACCCGGAGCTCACCAACAGCGTGTCGGTCTTCGGGCTGGCCGCCCCCGCGGGCACACCCGACGAGGTGCTGCAGACCCTGGAGGACGGCGTCGCGGCCTGCCTGGAGAAGCCGGAGGTCATCGAGGCCCTCGGGGACCAGTACGTGCCCGACGAGTTCATCGGCCGGGAGGCGTTCCAGGCGCGCATCGACGAGATCGTCGCGGTCTACGGCCCCCTGCTGCAGGAGTAG
- a CDS encoding thiamine pyrophosphate-binding protein encodes MSSATEAPRAGADAGARPVTGADALVAAWQDLGVQTVFGLPGVHNLAVWEAAADAGLRVVGVRHEQAAVYAADGYARATGRLGVAVVTTGPGAANTLGATGEAMASGAPVLVVATDIPSALRRPGVHRGVLHETRDQAAMFAPVTKTTVVTAGAGDLYADTVRAGAAALRPSTGPVYLGVPTDLLGAPADAPARAAVRPVPDAPLDAGELARARELLAAARRPLVWAGGGALRSGAGQLVGELAQRLAAPVVTTFGGRGVLPPDHPCLVPGPPHVPAVGRLWDEADLVVSLGSDLDGTNTQNWAMPQPPVLLAVNVDPADAGKNHPADATVTGDVTAALTALLPGLPQRDGLPALRGTLDRVADEVRAVVRTDEPQAQGLLDALDAVADRTGVLLADMCIAGYWAAGFARVPGPRRLAFPLGWGTLGYAFPAAIGAALAGRGRALVLIGDGGFLFACGELATLAQERLPVTTVVVDDGGYGMLRFDQVQAGVPTRGVDLTTPDFVALARSFGVPARSVDGFGPDFAAALADSMAGDTAGPDVLVVRAALTPPPSTSPRWYRRRQAAP; translated from the coding sequence ATGTCGTCGGCGACTGAGGCACCACGGGCTGGGGCCGACGCGGGAGCCCGCCCGGTCACGGGCGCGGACGCCCTGGTCGCCGCGTGGCAGGACCTGGGCGTGCAGACCGTGTTCGGGCTGCCGGGGGTGCACAACCTCGCCGTCTGGGAGGCCGCCGCGGACGCCGGGCTGCGGGTCGTGGGGGTGCGGCACGAGCAGGCGGCCGTCTACGCCGCCGACGGCTACGCGCGGGCCACCGGGCGGCTGGGCGTCGCCGTGGTCACCACCGGCCCGGGGGCGGCCAACACGCTGGGCGCCACCGGCGAGGCGATGGCCTCCGGCGCGCCGGTGCTCGTCGTCGCGACCGACATCCCGTCGGCGCTGCGGCGCCCCGGGGTGCACCGCGGCGTCCTGCACGAGACCCGCGACCAGGCGGCGATGTTCGCGCCGGTCACCAAGACCACCGTGGTGACCGCGGGGGCGGGCGACCTGTACGCCGACACCGTCCGGGCCGGCGCGGCCGCGCTGCGCCCGTCCACCGGCCCGGTCTACCTCGGCGTGCCGACGGACCTGCTCGGCGCCCCGGCCGACGCCCCGGCCCGCGCGGCGGTGCGGCCGGTGCCCGACGCGCCCCTGGACGCCGGCGAGCTCGCGCGCGCCCGGGAGCTGCTGGCCGCCGCCCGCCGCCCGCTGGTGTGGGCCGGCGGCGGGGCGCTGCGCTCCGGCGCGGGGCAGCTGGTCGGTGAGCTCGCGCAGCGGCTGGCGGCCCCCGTGGTCACCACCTTCGGCGGCCGCGGCGTGCTGCCGCCCGACCACCCCTGCCTGGTGCCCGGCCCGCCGCACGTCCCCGCCGTCGGCCGGCTGTGGGACGAGGCGGACCTGGTGGTCTCCCTGGGCAGCGACCTGGACGGGACGAACACGCAGAACTGGGCGATGCCGCAGCCACCGGTCCTGCTCGCCGTCAACGTCGACCCCGCCGACGCGGGCAAGAACCACCCGGCCGACGCCACCGTCACCGGCGACGTCACCGCCGCGCTGACCGCGCTGCTGCCCGGCCTGCCGCAGCGCGACGGGCTGCCGGCGCTGCGCGGCACCCTCGACCGGGTGGCCGACGAGGTGCGCGCGGTGGTGCGCACCGACGAGCCGCAGGCGCAGGGGCTGCTCGACGCGCTCGACGCGGTGGCCGACCGCACCGGGGTGCTGCTCGCCGACATGTGCATCGCCGGCTACTGGGCGGCGGGCTTCGCCCGCGTGCCCGGGCCCCGCCGGCTGGCCTTCCCGCTGGGCTGGGGGACGCTCGGCTACGCCTTCCCGGCCGCGATCGGGGCCGCGCTCGCGGGCCGCGGCCGCGCCCTGGTCCTGATCGGGGACGGCGGGTTCCTGTTCGCCTGCGGCGAGCTGGCCACCCTCGCCCAGGAGCGGCTGCCGGTCACCACCGTGGTCGTCGACGACGGCGGTTACGGGATGCTGCGCTTCGACCAGGTGCAGGCCGGCGTCCCCACCCGCGGCGTGGACCTGACCACCCCGGACTTCGTCGCCCTCGCCCGCTCCTTCGGCGTCCCCGCCCGCTCCGTGGACGGGTTCGGGCCGGACTTCGCCGCGGCCCTGGCGGACAGCATGGCGGGGGACACGGCGGGCCCGGACGTGCTGGTGGTCCGCGCCGCGCTCACCCCGCCGCCGTCCACCTCGCCCCGCTGGTACCGGCGCCGGCAGGCGGCACCGTGA